In the Staphylococcus sp. IVB6240 genome, one interval contains:
- a CDS encoding rhodanese-like domain-containing protein yields the protein MSNTAVIILIILAALIVWMVVQFMLNKRAVNELNQDEFQQGLRKAQVIDLREKADYDYGHIIGARNIPMTVFRQRYQGLRKDQPIYLVDANGIASYRAARTLKRKGYQELYMLKGGYKKWTGKVKSKK from the coding sequence ATGAGTAATACAGCTGTGATTATTTTAATCATTTTAGCCGCTCTTATTGTTTGGATGGTTGTCCAATTTATGTTGAATAAAAGAGCAGTAAATGAATTAAATCAAGATGAATTTCAACAAGGTTTACGTAAAGCGCAAGTCATCGATTTACGTGAAAAAGCGGATTATGACTATGGTCATATTATTGGGGCTAGAAATATTCCAATGACAGTGTTTCGCCAGCGTTATCAAGGGTTAAGAAAAGATCAGCCAATTTACTTAGTAGATGCAAATGGTATCGCAAGCTACAGAGCGGCAAGAACGCTAAAAAGAAAAGGTTATCAAGAATTATATATGCTTAAAGGCGGATACAAAAAGTGGACTGGTAAAGTAAAGTCCAAAAAATAA
- the gcvPB gene encoding aminomethyl-transferring glycine dehydrogenase subunit GcvPB, with protein sequence MTSKSSPLIFERSKEGRYAYSLPPKEIDNGVAKKLLDDKFIRKNKAEFPEVSELDLIRHYTELSNKNFGVDSGFYPLGSCTMKYNPKINEKVARIAGFTESHPLQEVDQAQGSLEIIYSLQEELKEITGMDEISLQPAAGAHGEWTALMIFKAYHIKNGDTQRDEVIVPDSAHGTNPASAVFAGFNVVTVKSNEKGEVDIDHLKELVSEKTAAIMLTNPNTLGIFETNIMEIRDIVHEAGGLLYYDGANLNAIMDKVRPGDMGFDAVHLNLHKTFTGPHGGGGPGSGPIGVKKALHEFLPKPLVVKNGDKFEYDNSMEKSIGRVKPFYGNFGIYLRAYTYIRSMGYQGLKEVSEAAVLNANYMKARLKDAFVIPFDQYCKHEFVLSGTKQKKLGVRTLDMAKRLLDFGVHPPTVYFPLIVEEGMMIEPTETESKETLDHFCDVLIQIAKEAEENPDIVLEAPHTTVIDRLDETTAARKPILKFEGLKAEKE encoded by the coding sequence ATGACAAGTAAATCAAGCCCATTAATTTTTGAACGCTCAAAAGAAGGACGTTATGCCTATTCATTACCACCTAAAGAAATTGATAACGGCGTTGCTAAAAAATTATTAGATGATAAATTTATTCGCAAAAATAAAGCAGAGTTTCCTGAAGTGTCAGAGTTAGACCTTATTAGACACTACACTGAACTTTCAAATAAAAACTTTGGTGTAGATTCAGGTTTCTATCCACTTGGTTCTTGTACAATGAAGTACAATCCGAAAATTAATGAAAAGGTAGCACGTATTGCTGGATTTACAGAATCACATCCTTTACAAGAAGTTGATCAAGCACAAGGTTCTCTTGAAATTATTTATTCATTACAAGAAGAATTAAAAGAAATTACAGGTATGGATGAAATCTCATTACAACCTGCAGCAGGTGCACATGGTGAATGGACAGCCTTAATGATTTTCAAAGCGTATCATATTAAGAATGGTGATACACAACGTGATGAAGTCATTGTTCCTGACTCTGCACATGGTACTAACCCTGCATCAGCTGTATTTGCTGGATTTAACGTTGTGACTGTTAAATCAAATGAAAAGGGCGAAGTGGATATTGATCACTTAAAAGAATTAGTCAGTGAAAAAACAGCTGCTATCATGTTAACAAACCCAAATACATTAGGTATTTTTGAAACAAATATCATGGAAATTCGTGATATTGTACATGAAGCAGGTGGATTATTATATTATGATGGTGCGAATTTAAATGCCATCATGGATAAAGTACGTCCTGGTGACATGGGCTTCGATGCTGTTCACTTAAACTTGCATAAAACATTCACAGGTCCTCACGGTGGGGGCGGTCCTGGTTCAGGTCCAATCGGTGTTAAAAAAGCATTGCACGAATTCTTACCAAAACCACTTGTTGTAAAAAATGGTGACAAGTTTGAATATGATAACTCAATGGAAAAATCTATTGGTCGTGTAAAACCATTCTATGGTAACTTCGGTATTTATTTACGTGCCTATACGTATATCCGTTCAATGGGTTATCAAGGACTCAAAGAAGTTTCTGAAGCAGCAGTATTAAATGCGAACTATATGAAAGCACGCTTGAAAGATGCCTTTGTTATTCCATTTGATCAATACTGTAAACATGAATTTGTACTTAGCGGAACGAAACAAAAGAAATTGGGTGTTAGAACACTTGATATGGCAAAACGTCTATTAGACTTTGGTGTACATCCACCAACTGTTTACTTCCCACTTATCGTTGAAGAAGGTATGATGATTGAGCCTACAGAAACAGAATCTAAAGAAACACTTGATCATTTCTGTGATGTACTGATTCAAATTGCAAAAGAAGCAGAAGAAAATCCTGATATCGTATTAGAAGCACCACATACAACTGTAATTGATCGTTTAGACGAAACAACAGCAGCAAGAAAACCTATTTTAAAATTTGAAGGTTTAAAAGCTGAAAAAGAATAG
- the efp gene encoding elongation factor P — MISVNDFKTGLTISVDNGIWKVLEFQHVKPGKGAAFVRSKLRNLRTGAIQEKTFRGGEKVEPAMIENRRMQYLYADGDTHIFMDNETFEQTELSTAYLEHELKFLKANMDVHIQTYEGETIGIELPKTVELEVTETEPGIKGDTATGATKSATVETGYSLNVPLFVNQGDVLVINTSDGSYVSRS, encoded by the coding sequence ATGATTTCTGTAAATGATTTTAAAACAGGATTAACCATTTCAGTAGATAATGGTATTTGGAAAGTATTAGAATTCCAACACGTTAAACCAGGGAAAGGTGCTGCATTCGTAAGATCAAAATTACGTAACTTACGTACAGGTGCCATTCAAGAAAAAACATTCCGTGGTGGCGAAAAAGTTGAGCCAGCTATGATTGAAAATCGTCGTATGCAATATTTATATGCAGACGGTGACACACATATCTTCATGGACAACGAAACTTTTGAACAAACTGAATTATCAACTGCATATTTAGAACACGAATTAAAGTTCTTGAAAGCAAACATGGATGTTCATATTCAAACATACGAAGGAGAAACAATTGGTATTGAATTACCAAAAACTGTTGAACTTGAAGTAACTGAAACAGAACCTGGTATCAAAGGTGATACAGCAACAGGTGCAACTAAGTCAGCAACAGTTGAAACTGGCTATTCTTTAAACGTACCATTATTTGTAAACCAAGGAGACGTATTAGTCATCAATACTTCTGATGGTAGCTACGTTTCACGTTCATAA
- a CDS encoding prepilin-type N-terminal cleavage/methylation domain-containing protein translates to MNKKGYTLLEALFAFFLFSIICFSLIPILQQLESTYSEAKQELELRRTLFFYLKENLTERHKQIDQYVIDFVHNKICISNIQNHSQYCQKIERFHHD, encoded by the coding sequence ATGAATAAAAAAGGTTATACACTGTTAGAAGCGCTTTTTGCATTTTTTCTATTTTCTATCATCTGTTTTTCACTCATTCCAATATTACAGCAACTAGAATCAACATATTCAGAGGCGAAACAAGAGCTTGAACTCAGAAGAACTTTATTTTTCTACCTTAAGGAAAACTTAACTGAAAGGCACAAGCAAATTGATCAATATGTCATTGATTTCGTTCATAATAAAATATGTATCTCAAATATTCAAAATCATTCTCAATACTGCCAAAAAATCGAACGGTTTCACCATGATTGA
- a CDS encoding MBL fold metallo-hydrolase: MKLSYLTLGWVETNAYFVENDTELLLVDPAGEPEKILEKIASIGKPLIGILLTHAHFDHIAALDDILAKYNVPVYIHPEETDFLVDAQKNGSAKFAAHGLPIITSQAHPNLLEEGPFEIGQFNIDVLHTPGHSPGSLSFVFESFAIVGDTLFNNGIGRTDLYRGDYETLVDSIKDKLFELDETLPLYPGHGPSTTVEAEYMNPFLNG; the protein is encoded by the coding sequence ATGAAATTATCATATTTAACATTAGGCTGGGTTGAAACAAATGCATATTTTGTCGAAAATGACACAGAGCTTTTATTGGTAGATCCAGCAGGGGAACCAGAAAAGATACTAGAGAAAATAGCCTCAATTGGTAAACCATTAATTGGCATTTTACTAACACATGCACATTTTGATCATATTGCTGCTTTAGACGATATTTTAGCGAAATATAATGTGCCAGTATATATTCATCCAGAGGAAACAGATTTTCTAGTAGATGCCCAAAAAAATGGATCAGCAAAGTTCGCTGCGCATGGATTACCTATTATAACAAGTCAAGCACATCCTAATTTATTAGAAGAAGGGCCATTTGAAATTGGTCAGTTCAATATCGATGTCTTGCATACACCGGGACATTCTCCTGGTAGCTTGTCATTTGTATTCGAATCCTTTGCGATTGTAGGAGATACATTATTTAACAATGGTATTGGACGTACAGACTTATATCGTGGTGATTATGAAACACTTGTTGATTCAATCAAAGATAAATTGTTTGAACTTGATGAAACGTTACCACTTTATCCAGGTCATGGCCCATCCACAACAGTAGAAGCCGAATATATGAATCCATTTTTAAATGGCTAA
- a CDS encoding SA1362 family protein, with amino-acid sequence MSVFQKILFGFIALIAFIGLIMNLEAFLYSITNTLITMIVIIGVIYLVYFFFFLTEDQRKYKKAVWKNKWKYRKRR; translated from the coding sequence ATGAGTGTTTTTCAAAAGATTTTATTTGGGTTTATAGCACTGATCGCATTTATTGGGCTTATTATGAATCTCGAGGCATTTTTATATAGTATTACAAATACACTTATAACAATGATTGTAATAATAGGTGTCATTTATTTAGTCTATTTCTTCTTTTTTCTTACTGAAGATCAAAGAAAATATAAAAAAGCTGTTTGGAAAAATAAATGGAAATATCGTAAACGCAGATAA
- the comGD gene encoding competence type IV pilus minor pilin ComGD, whose product MARPLHHKNVFTLVEMLIVMCVISITLYLFMTIKSSMYSQQNIKDQIKLLTSKIDYYQAYAIKHRQTVLMVFRPNKNNIRVVFQNGQKDIVIPLSPLHLDEGSTLNTIAFDKDGNILKFGKLKFQYMQYHFDLIFHIEQGRYRIVSNE is encoded by the coding sequence ATGGCGAGGCCGTTGCATCATAAAAATGTTTTTACCTTAGTCGAAATGTTAATTGTTATGTGCGTTATTTCTATCACGTTGTACCTCTTTATGACTATTAAATCATCGATGTATTCACAACAAAACATAAAAGATCAAATCAAGTTATTGACAAGCAAGATTGATTATTACCAGGCATATGCTATCAAACATAGGCAAACAGTACTCATGGTATTTCGCCCAAACAAAAATAATATTCGAGTTGTATTTCAAAATGGCCAAAAGGATATCGTGATACCATTGTCACCTTTACATCTTGATGAAGGAAGTACACTTAATACAATTGCTTTTGACAAAGATGGGAATATCTTGAAATTCGGTAAATTAAAGTTCCAATATATGCAATATCATTTTGACTTAATATTTCATATCGAACAAGGGAGGTATCGTATTGTAAGTAATGAATAA
- a CDS encoding biotin/lipoate A/B protein ligase family protein, translating to MTETWHFIHTGSHDPYYNMALDEALLNFVSRGEIDPVVRFYTWSPPTLSIGYFQRLEKEIDIDKVKEKGYGLVRRQTGGRGVLHDKELTYSVIVPESHPDMPKTVTEAYRVISNGLLEGFKLLGFDAYFSIPRSKEEREKLKQPRSSVCFDAPSWYELVVEGKKIAGSAQTRQKGVILQHGSILQDVDIDDLFDMFIFKNDRLKAKMKEAFVEKAIAINDLSDRHVTLEEMEKAFKEGFQKGLNIEFKPLALTEAQLEEVRSLEEKYRSKEFLYRK from the coding sequence GTGACTGAAACTTGGCATTTTATTCATACAGGTAGCCATGATCCATACTATAATATGGCATTAGATGAGGCATTGCTCAATTTTGTTTCAAGAGGCGAAATTGATCCTGTTGTCCGCTTCTATACATGGTCTCCACCCACACTATCAATTGGATACTTTCAGCGATTAGAGAAGGAAATCGATATCGATAAAGTAAAAGAAAAAGGTTACGGTTTAGTCCGTCGACAAACAGGGGGAAGAGGAGTATTACATGACAAAGAGTTAACATATAGTGTCATTGTGCCAGAATCTCATCCAGACATGCCTAAAACCGTCACTGAAGCGTATAGAGTCATTTCTAACGGCTTACTTGAAGGCTTTAAATTATTAGGCTTTGATGCATATTTTTCTATTCCACGTTCAAAAGAAGAGCGCGAAAAATTGAAACAGCCTAGAAGTTCTGTATGCTTTGACGCACCAAGCTGGTATGAACTCGTCGTAGAAGGTAAAAAAATTGCAGGTAGCGCACAGACAAGACAAAAAGGGGTTATTCTTCAACACGGTTCTATTTTACAAGATGTTGATATTGATGACTTATTTGATATGTTCATCTTTAAAAATGATCGCTTAAAAGCAAAAATGAAAGAAGCATTCGTTGAAAAAGCCATTGCAATTAATGATTTATCAGATAGACATGTGACACTTGAAGAAATGGAAAAAGCCTTTAAAGAAGGATTCCAAAAAGGACTTAATATTGAATTTAAGCCATTAGCGCTTACAGAGGCACAGTTAGAAGAAGTCAGATCACTTGAAGAGAAATATCGTTCTAAAGAATTTTTATATCGAAAATAG
- a CDS encoding shikimate kinase, giving the protein MNRLKRPIILVGFMGSGKSSIGKALAKRHNYRFIDLDQHIASSEKMSIPDIFKHDGETTFRLYEQKYLKETLHKYDIISTGGGIITNDKTFQFLKTLNAEIIWLDAPFSILYQRVKGDPNRPNAKNSNYETLKNLYLSRVSRYNEIAFMKVTTKNTMDETLHEIENNIFANDQY; this is encoded by the coding sequence ATGAATCGATTAAAACGACCCATTATTCTAGTTGGGTTTATGGGTTCAGGAAAATCATCAATTGGAAAGGCATTGGCAAAACGTCACAATTATCGTTTTATAGATTTGGACCAACATATCGCTTCATCTGAAAAAATGTCAATTCCTGATATTTTTAAGCATGATGGCGAGACAACATTCCGTTTATATGAACAAAAATATCTTAAAGAAACGCTCCATAAATATGATATTATCTCAACGGGTGGGGGCATTATTACAAATGATAAAACATTTCAATTTTTAAAGACGTTAAATGCAGAGATCATCTGGTTGGACGCACCATTTTCAATCTTATATCAACGGGTTAAAGGAGACCCCAACCGTCCAAACGCAAAGAACAGTAATTATGAAACATTAAAAAACTTGTACTTATCACGTGTTTCACGATATAATGAAATCGCATTCATGAAGGTGACAACTAAGAATACTATGGATGAAACGCTTCATGAAATTGAAAACAATATTTTTGCGAATGACCAATATTAG
- the gcvT gene encoding glycine cleavage system aminomethyltransferase GcvT yields MTQELKQTPLYQEYVDAGAKIVEFGGWAMPVQFSSIKEEHNAVRSKVGLFDVSHMGEILIEGEQALDLVQYVLSNDAGLLTDQKAQYTCLCNEQGGVIDDLVAYKLNDEKVLLVVNAANTEKDYNWIVEHSGNLNAKVSNVSASYGQLAVQGPEARKLVQENTDVDVSEMGMFEFYQDATVFGKNVILSQSGYTGEDGFEIYCSSEDVVSLWKSLLENDVTPCGLGARDTLRLEAGLPLHGQDLSEDITPYEGGVAFAAKPLIDADFIGKSVLKDHKENGAPRRTIGLQMIDKGIPRTGYPILDTDGNEIGVVTSGTQSPSTGKSIGLGLIQRDAFEMGKEILVQVRKRQVKAKIVKKNQIEK; encoded by the coding sequence ATGACACAAGAGTTGAAACAAACGCCATTGTATCAAGAATATGTTGATGCTGGTGCAAAAATTGTAGAGTTTGGTGGCTGGGCGATGCCCGTACAATTCTCTAGTATCAAAGAGGAGCACAATGCAGTGCGTTCGAAAGTTGGCTTGTTTGATGTCAGTCACATGGGGGAAATTTTGATTGAGGGAGAGCAAGCACTTGATTTAGTTCAATATGTACTCTCAAATGATGCAGGTCTACTTACAGATCAAAAAGCGCAATATACTTGTTTATGTAATGAACAAGGTGGGGTCATTGATGATCTTGTAGCCTACAAGTTGAATGATGAGAAGGTATTGCTCGTTGTCAATGCAGCAAATACTGAGAAAGACTACAATTGGATTGTAGAACATTCAGGTAACTTAAATGCGAAAGTGTCAAATGTTTCAGCATCATATGGTCAACTTGCTGTCCAAGGTCCAGAAGCAAGAAAATTGGTACAAGAAAACACAGACGTTGATGTAAGCGAAATGGGCATGTTTGAGTTTTATCAAGATGCAACAGTCTTTGGTAAAAACGTCATTTTATCTCAATCTGGTTACACAGGTGAAGATGGTTTTGAAATCTATTGTTCTAGTGAAGATGTCGTATCACTTTGGAAGTCTTTATTAGAAAATGATGTGACACCTTGTGGTTTAGGTGCCCGTGACACATTAAGATTAGAAGCTGGACTCCCTTTACATGGTCAAGATCTTTCAGAAGACATCACACCATATGAAGGTGGCGTTGCATTCGCAGCAAAACCATTAATCGATGCAGACTTTATTGGTAAATCTGTATTGAAAGACCATAAAGAAAATGGTGCACCAAGAAGAACAATCGGTCTCCAAATGATTGATAAAGGTATTCCACGTACAGGTTATCCAATCTTAGATACTGATGGAAATGAAATTGGTGTCGTAACATCAGGGACACAGTCACCTTCAACAGGAAAATCAATCGGCTTAGGTCTCATTCAACGTGATGCGTTTGAAATGGGCAAAGAAATTCTTGTTCAAGTAAGAAAACGTCAAGTAAAAGCAAAAATCGTTAAGAAAAATCAAATTGAAAAATAA
- the comGB gene encoding competence type IV pilus assembly protein ComGB — protein sequence MEPLLESIRSRRSFALIKANHLLIIDRVCQLLNHGFTFVEAIQFVYKQLDIRDEKLNDQLQQSILNGGSCYDIFKLFKYPDIILMQIYFAEKYSELSTTLEQCSIFYGNHLKLKAQFIKAIQYPILLLFIFIFLIVTLNKTVIPEFEHMYATMQINHTFTQLLLKAILAHFPLFFFMSMIAICIFIYLFKHWLRQQSIKKQIDVLTHMPGFKNYFRLFTTYQISQQFSLFFKNGIKLNDIVQIYENQNENGFLKYFGQYMKTEIQKGQSFSNILQSLNCFEKHFISYIEQGEERDKLDVELHIYSKFLLDHIQFFIKKHIKLIQPTMFIVIGLLIMGVYLEMMLPVLEMMQNIEQ from the coding sequence ATGGAGCCACTCTTAGAAAGTATCAGAAGTAGACGATCCTTTGCACTTATTAAAGCGAATCATTTATTAATTATCGACCGTGTTTGCCAGTTATTAAATCACGGTTTTACCTTTGTAGAAGCCATTCAATTTGTTTATAAACAGCTAGATATCAGAGATGAAAAATTGAATGATCAGTTGCAACAATCCATATTAAATGGTGGATCCTGTTATGACATATTTAAGTTATTTAAATATCCAGATATCATTCTTATGCAAATTTATTTTGCTGAGAAATATAGTGAATTAAGTACAACACTTGAACAATGTTCGATCTTTTATGGTAACCATTTAAAATTAAAAGCGCAGTTCATTAAGGCCATTCAATATCCTATTCTGCTCCTCTTTATTTTTATTTTCCTCATCGTGACCCTTAATAAAACGGTTATTCCAGAATTTGAACATATGTATGCAACTATGCAAATCAATCATACTTTTACACAATTACTATTAAAAGCTATTCTTGCACATTTTCCATTATTCTTTTTTATGAGCATGATAGCAATCTGTATATTTATTTATCTTTTTAAACATTGGCTCAGACAACAATCCATTAAAAAGCAAATTGACGTATTAACACACATGCCTGGTTTTAAAAATTATTTCCGCTTATTCACCACTTATCAAATCTCACAACAATTTTCTCTCTTTTTTAAAAACGGTATTAAGTTAAATGATATTGTTCAAATATATGAAAACCAAAATGAAAATGGGTTTTTGAAGTATTTTGGACAATATATGAAAACAGAAATTCAAAAAGGGCAGTCATTTTCAAACATACTTCAATCATTAAATTGCTTTGAAAAACATTTCATCTCATACATTGAACAAGGGGAAGAAAGAGATAAATTAGATGTTGAATTACACATTTATAGTAAATTCCTTTTGGATCATATTCAGTTCTTTATAAAGAAGCACATTAAGCTTATTCAGCCCACAATGTTTATTGTCATTGGGTTATTAATTATGGGTGTTTATTTAGAAATGATGCTACCAGTATTGGAAATGATGCAAAATATTGAACAATAG
- a CDS encoding aminopeptidase P family protein, with protein sequence MKHRTEKARQILKDQDLDALLVLTDYNRRYLSGFSGTSGALIITESELLLFTDFRYTEQATKQADAFTIVEQQGDLVSTLKTHIQENKYQKVGFEGHLVSYDTYVKLNEGSHELLPIGQEIEEVRMVKDEAEIANIQKAAEIVDKAYEYILTVAKPGMTEKELKAHLESKMLHLGADDTSFDTIVASGYRGALPHGVASDKVIESGDMVTLDFGAYYNGYVSDITRTFAVGQPSDEMIKIYNIVLEAQKTAVSQIKAGMTGVEVDKIARDIIAEAGYGENFGHSLGHGIGLEIHEGPNLSHKADNVLVPNHCVTIEPGIYVNGLGGVRIEDDILIQENGGQCFTNSTKDLIILKEE encoded by the coding sequence TTGAAACACCGTACTGAAAAGGCAAGACAAATATTAAAGGATCAAGATTTGGATGCATTACTCGTATTGACAGACTATAATCGCCGCTATCTATCAGGGTTCTCTGGTACAAGTGGCGCGTTGATCATTACGGAGTCTGAACTGTTGCTATTCACAGATTTTCGCTATACAGAACAAGCGACGAAACAAGCAGATGCGTTTACAATTGTTGAACAACAAGGGGACCTGGTTTCAACATTAAAAACGCATATTCAAGAAAACAAATATCAAAAAGTGGGTTTTGAAGGCCATCTCGTTTCATATGACACATACGTAAAGCTTAATGAAGGGTCACATGAATTATTACCAATCGGACAAGAAATCGAGGAAGTCAGAATGGTTAAAGATGAAGCAGAAATCGCAAATATTCAAAAAGCTGCTGAAATTGTAGATAAAGCCTACGAATATATTTTAACTGTTGCCAAACCAGGGATGACAGAAAAAGAATTAAAAGCACACCTAGAAAGTAAGATGTTGCATTTAGGTGCAGACGATACGTCATTTGATACAATTGTAGCTTCTGGTTATCGTGGTGCCTTACCACACGGTGTCGCATCTGACAAAGTGATTGAGTCAGGCGATATGGTTACATTAGATTTTGGTGCTTATTATAATGGCTATGTTTCTGACATTACACGTACATTTGCTGTCGGACAACCTTCAGATGAAATGATTAAAATTTATAATATCGTGTTAGAAGCACAAAAGACGGCTGTATCACAAATTAAGGCAGGTATGACAGGCGTTGAAGTTGATAAAATTGCACGTGATATTATTGCCGAAGCAGGATACGGTGAGAACTTTGGTCACTCACTCGGACATGGTATTGGTTTAGAGATTCATGAGGGCCCTAATTTATCACATAAAGCAGATAATGTTCTAGTACCAAATCATTGCGTGACGATCGAACCGGGTATCTATGTAAATGGTTTAGGTGGTGTTCGCATTGAAGATGATATTTTAATTCAAGAAAATGGCGGTCAATGCTTTACTAATTCAACAAAAGACCTTATTATTTTAAAAGAAGAGTGA
- the gcvPA gene encoding aminomethyl-transferring glycine dehydrogenase subunit GcvPA — protein MSHRYIPLTEKDEKQMLDTIGVNSIQDLFNDVPKNVLLDRDLGIADAESETQLLKRLNRVASKNITKETHTSFLGAGVYDHYAPSVVDAMISRSEFYTAYTPYQPEISQGELQAIFEFQTMICELTGMDVANSSMYDGMTSFAEACLLAWGKTKKRKLVVSKGLHYQALQVLHTYSNIRDQYEVVEVDLDGTITDLEKLEAAIDDDTAAVAVQYPNFFGSIEDLEKIKSFVEGTKALFIVYANPLALGLLTPPGEFGADIVVGDTQVFGIPSQFGGPHCGYFATTKKLMRKVPGRLVGQTQDDEGNRGFVLTLQAREQHIRRETATSNICSNQALNALASSIAMSALGKQGLQDISEQNMENANYAKEAFKARGFDVLDGVSYNEFVVKFNQPIAEINKKLLDFDIIGGFDLSVVDTSFDNHMLVAVTELRTKAEIDYFVEKAGELNDK, from the coding sequence TTGAGTCATCGTTATATTCCATTAACTGAAAAAGATGAAAAACAAATGCTAGATACGATTGGTGTTAATTCAATTCAAGATTTATTTAATGATGTTCCTAAAAATGTCTTATTAGACAGAGATTTAGGCATTGCAGATGCAGAATCTGAAACACAACTTTTAAAAAGATTAAATCGTGTAGCGAGCAAAAATATCACAAAAGAAACACATACAAGTTTCTTAGGTGCTGGGGTTTATGATCATTACGCGCCATCTGTTGTTGACGCAATGATTTCTCGCTCTGAGTTCTATACAGCATATACACCTTACCAACCTGAAATTTCACAAGGTGAATTACAAGCAATATTTGAATTCCAAACAATGATTTGTGAATTAACTGGAATGGATGTTGCTAACTCATCAATGTATGATGGTATGACAAGTTTTGCAGAAGCTTGTTTACTTGCATGGGGTAAAACTAAGAAACGTAAGCTTGTTGTTTCTAAAGGATTACACTACCAAGCGCTTCAAGTATTACACACATACTCTAATATTCGAGATCAATATGAAGTGGTTGAAGTTGATTTAGATGGAACAATTACTGACTTAGAAAAATTAGAAGCGGCAATTGATGATGATACAGCAGCAGTTGCTGTTCAATATCCAAACTTCTTTGGTTCTATTGAAGATTTAGAAAAGATTAAATCATTTGTTGAAGGTACGAAAGCATTATTTATTGTTTATGCAAATCCACTTGCACTTGGTTTATTGACACCACCTGGAGAATTTGGTGCAGACATCGTTGTAGGTGATACGCAAGTCTTTGGTATTCCATCACAATTTGGTGGTCCACACTGTGGCTACTTTGCAACAACTAAAAAATTAATGCGCAAAGTACCTGGTCGTTTAGTCGGTCAAACACAAGATGATGAAGGTAACCGTGGCTTTGTATTAACATTACAAGCGCGTGAACAACATATTCGTCGTGAAACAGCAACTTCTAACATCTGTTCAAACCAAGCACTGAATGCTTTGGCTTCATCAATCGCAATGTCAGCGTTAGGTAAGCAAGGTTTACAGGATATTTCAGAACAAAATATGGAAAATGCTAACTATGCGAAAGAAGCATTTAAAGCGCGTGGTTTCGATGTATTAGATGGTGTTTCTTATAATGAGTTTGTTGTTAAATTTAATCAACCAATCGCAGAAATCAATAAAAAGTTATTAGACTTTGACATTATTGGTGGATTTGACTTAAGCGTAGTAGATACTTCATTCGATAACCATATGCTTGTAGCAGTGACTGAGCTACGCACAAAAGCAGAAATTGATTATTTTGTAGAGAAAGCTGGTGAGCTCAATGACAAGTAA
- the comGC gene encoding competence type IV pilus major pilin ComGC, with protein sequence MKQLLSKLRQTKGFTLIEMLLVLLIISVLLILIIPNIAKQSDHIQKTGCKAQMRLVDSQIEAYTLKFNQKPNSIDDLIREGYLKDVQKTCKSGETIRIQNGEAVAS encoded by the coding sequence ATGAAACAATTACTATCAAAATTGCGACAAACGAAAGGATTCACACTCATTGAGATGCTACTCGTTTTACTGATTATAAGTGTACTTCTCATTTTAATTATCCCAAATATCGCAAAACAATCTGATCATATTCAAAAAACAGGATGCAAAGCACAAATGCGCCTTGTCGACAGTCAAATAGAAGCCTATACTTTAAAATTTAATCAAAAACCAAATTCGATAGATGATTTAATTCGGGAAGGGTATTTAAAAGATGTTCAAAAGACTTGTAAATCTGGGGAAACAATTCGTATTCAAAATGGCGAGGCCGTTGCATCATAA